One genomic window of Glycine soja cultivar W05 chromosome 9, ASM419377v2, whole genome shotgun sequence includes the following:
- the LOC114367678 gene encoding thiol protease aleurain-like has translation MARLITVVWCAVAVLLCAAAGASWVEEAANPIRMVSGVEAEVVRVIGECRRALKFARFVSRFGKSYQSEEEMKERYEIFSQNLRFIRSHNKKRLPYTLSVNHFADWTWEEFKRHRLGAAQNCSATLNGNHKLTDAVLPPTKDWRKEGIVSSVKDQGSCGSCWTFSTTGALEAAYAQAFGKSISLSEQQLVDCAGPFNNFGCHGGLPSQAFEYIKYNGGLETEEAYPYTGKDGVCKFSAENVAVQVLDSVNITLGAEDELKHAVAFVRPVSVAFQVVNGFHFYENGVFTSDTCGSTSQDVNHAVLAVGYGVENGVPYWLIKNSWGESWGENGYFKMELGKNMCGVATCASYPIVA, from the exons ATGGCGCGGTTGATCACAGTGGTGTGGTGCGCGGTGGCGGTGCTATTATGCGCCGCGGCCGGTGCGTCGTGGGTGGAGGAGGCGGCGAACCCGATACGAATGGTGTCTGGCGTGGAGGCGGAGGTGGTTCGGGTGATCGGGGAGTGCCGGCGTGCGTTGAAGTTTGCTAGGTTCGTGAGCAGGTTCGGGAAGAGTTACCAAAGCGAGGAAGAGATGAAGGAGAGGTACGAGATATTCTCGCAGAATCTCAGGTTCATCCGCTCCCACAACAAGAAGCGTTTGCCCTATACTCTCTCTGTTAATC ATTTTGCTGATTGGACTTGGGAGGAGTTCAAAAGACACAGACTAGGAGCTGCCCAAAATTGCTCTGCCACTCTTAACGGCAACCACAAGCTCACCGATGCTGTTCTTCCTCCAACG AAAGACTGGAGAAAAGAAGGTATAGTGAGTTCAGTTAAAGATCAAGGCAGCTGCGGATCATGCTGGACATTCAG CACAACTGGGGCTTTAGAAGCAGCCTATGCACAAGCATTTGGGAAGAGTATCTCTCTTTCTGAGCAGCAGCTAGTGGACTGTGCTGGCCCTTTCAACAACTTTGGCTGCCATGGTGGGTTGCCATCACAAGCCTTTGAGTACATTAAATACAATGGTGGACTAGAGACAGAGGAAGCATATCCCTACACAGGAAAAGATGGTGTCTGCAAATTCTCAGCTGAAAATGTTGCTGTTCAAGTCCTTGACTCTGTGAATATCACCTTG GGTGCTGAAGATGAACTAAAACATGCAGTTGCATTTGTTCGGCCAGTTAGTGTGGCCTTTCAGGTGGTGAATGGGTTCCATTTCTACGAGAATGGAGTTTTCACTAGTGACACTTGTGGTAGCACTTCCCAG GATGTGAACCATGCCGTTCTTGCTGTTGGATATGGAGTTGAAAATGGTGTCCCATATTGGCTCATAAAAAATTCATGGGGAGAAAGCTGGGGTGAAAATGGCTACTTCAAGATGGAATTGGGGAAGAACATGTGTG GTGTTGCAACTTGTGCATCTTATCCAATTGTGGCAtaa